The following nucleotide sequence is from Lacinutrix sp. Hel_I_90.
TTTTCAAAATAAAAAAGAAGAAGCCATCACCTTGCTTTCTACCATTTTAAAAGCCTATAAAACCGAAGTTATTGTGCCGCAAACCTTATTAAAACAAGCGCAGCTATTAGAAGAAAAAGGAGCATACAACAAAGCTAAGGACAACTACGAGTTACTCATTCGAGATTTTAAAGACAGTATTTTAATGGACGATGCATTGTATGCCTTAGCCGAAATCTATACCAATAAATTAGGGCTTCCTGAAAAAGCAAAACCGCTCTACGAAACCATACTTTTTGAGTATGCAGACAGTATTTATTTTGTTGAAGCGCGAAAGAAATTTAGAGCCTTACGCGGTGATGCGTTGAATTAGTAAACAGTTTCATTCTTTAGTTTACAGTCATTCTGAAAGCAAAAACTTACCTTTGTAACTAGTCGACAAACCAATTTATAACTTAAATGTTAACCTTCTATTTTAAAATATGATTATATATAACGTTACCGTAAATATAGACGATAGTGTACACGATGCGTGGTTACTTTGGATTAAAGAACACATTCCAAAAGTACTCGCCACAGGCAAGTTTAAAGAAGCAAAATTGACTAAAGTTTTAGTAGATGAAGATTTAGGTGGTCAAACCTACTCCATTCAGTACAGAGCACATTCTCGGGAAACTTTAGAGGCTTATTATAAAGAAGATGCTGAAAGACTGCGTGGCGACGGACTCAAAAAGTTCGCAGATAAAATGCTCGCTTTTAGAACCGAGCTTGAAGTCATTGATGAATATTTGGTAGATTTTAAACAGCACTAACCTAATTTAATATTCAGCTAATAATTCAAAAAAAGATAGCTTTAAAATCTAGGAACGTTCAAAATTCAGAAATTTCTAAAAAGACCACACTATTATGAGTAAATACAAGAACAAACCAGAAGTTAAAGCAAAAAAATTCTTAGGACAGCACTTTTTAGAAGATGAAACCATCGCAGAGCAAATTGCAGATACTTTAAGTTTAAAAGGCTATGAAAATATATTAGAAATTGGTCCAGGAATGGGTGTTCTCACTAAATATTTACTTAAAAAACCGATAACAACTTACGTTATTGAAATTGATACTGAAAGTGTTACCTATCTTAAAAGCAATTACTTAAATCTCGCACCAAGAATAATTGAAAAAGATTTTTTAAAATACGATTTAAGCGAGACGTTTAAGGACGAGCCTTTTGCTATTATAGGTAATTTTCCTTATAATATTTCAACACAAATTGTCTTTAAAACACTAGAATTGCGCGATCAGATTCCAGAATTTTCTGGGATGTTTCAAAAAGAAGTAGCGGCTCGTATCTGTTCAAAAGAAGGCAGTAAAGTCTATGGCATTTTATCAGTTTTAACCCAAGCGTTTTATGAGGCTGAGTATCTCTTTACGGTCCCGCCAACCGTTTTCAATCCGCCGCCAAAAGTAGATTCAGGTGTATTAAGACTCACCCGTAAAGCAGATTATAGCTTGCCATGCGATGAAAAACTCTTTTTCAAAGTTGTAAAAGCGGCCTTCCAGCAGCGCAGAAAAACCTTGCGTAACAGCTTAAAAACATTCGATTTGAGTGATAATTTAAAAGCAAATGTTATCTTTGACAAACGGCCAGAGCAACTAGATGTTCAGGCGTTTATAGCGCTCACAACCGCAATAGAAAACGATAGTAAAAATTAGATTTTAGGTGGAAGAACAGAACGAAAATATTAAATTTACAATAAGCGATGCACTTATTGATCAAGTAGAAGAATTAGTAAATTCTAAAAACAATAATGCGATCATAGAATTACTAAATGAATACCATCATGCTGATATTGCTGAAATTCTAGAAGATTTAAATCCAGAGCAGTCCACGTACATCATTAAGCTTTTAGACAGTGGAAAAACGTCTGAAATCCTTATGGAAATGGATGAAGATGATCGTGAAAAAATCCTCGATTTATTATCTATAAAAGAGATTGCAGAAGAAATTGAAGAGCTTGATACCGATGATGCGGCAGATATGATCTCTGAGCTTTCCGAAGAAAGACAAGCAGCTGTTATTGCTCAAATTGAAGATCAAGATCACAAAGCAGAAATTCAGGAATTACTAGCCTACGATGAAGATACCGCTGGTGGACTAATGGCAAAAGAACTCGTAAGAGTTAATGAAAACTGGACCGTAACCGAGTGTGTAAAAGAAATGCGCGCACAAGCTGAAAACGTCACCAGAGTACATTCAATTTATGTGGTCGATGATGACGAAAAGCTCATTGGTCGTCTCTCGTTAAAAGACTTGCTCATGGCCTCACCAAGAGCTCATATATCTACCGTTTACATCCCAAAAGTAGATTATGTTACTGTTGATGAAGATGTAGTAGACGTCGCTAAAGTAATGCAGAAATACGATTTGGAAGCGATACCTGTAGTGGATGAGTATAAAACATTAGTGGGGCGAATTACCATAGATGATATTGTAGACGTTATAAAAGAAGAAGCAGAAAAAGATTACCAACTCGCAGCAGGTATCACCAAGGGTGTGGAGGCAGATGATAGTATCTTACAGTTAACGAGAGCGCGTTTACCTTGGCTCTTTTTAGGCTTAATTGGTGGTATTGGTGCCTTTTTAATTATGGAGGGTTTTCAGGAAGCCTTTGATTCTTATGCCCTTTTATTCTTTTTTACCCCGTTAATTGCAGCAATGGCTGGAAATGTTGGCGTGCAATCTAGCGCCATTATTGTTCAAGGCTTAGCTAATGACGATGTTAAAGGAAGCATCAATGGCCGCTTAATTAAAGAAATGCTTTTAGCGGCTTTAAACGGTACTATTTTAGCACTATTTTTATTCGTTTTTGTATGGGTTGTAAAAGGTGAATTTTTAACCGCACTCGCCATTTCGGTGTCTTTAGTTGCTGTTATTATCGTTGCAGGACTCATAGGCACATTTGTGCCGTTATTTTTAGACAAAAAAGGAATAGACCCAGCAATTGCCACCGGACCTTTTATTACCACCAGTAACGATATTTTTGGAATTTTAATTTACTTCTGGATCGCTAAACTTATTATAGGTATTTAATTTTTGGGCTACTTGCTTGTCGGCAAACAGCCTGTCTTTTACGCAGACCTAAAAAGTATTCATCACAAAGCTTCAGGACAGGATTGCAAAATTCCTGCCGTCTGTTAGCACTTTTAACTCTAACTATAGGGCAACAAAAAACGGATACCACTTCCATCACTAACGCAAAACTTCGTAACTTTCAGCTTTGGCCATTTTTATTATGAAAGCGATTAATTTACAAGAAAAGCATGCCGGGTTTACAAAACAGTGGCATCCCCATCGCATTGCAACAGTAGATAACATGCAGGTGCTTATAGCAAAACTACTAGGCGCGTTTGTTTGGTATAGTCCTTCCAATGAAGATGAATTATTTCAAGTTCTAAAAGAGACGCTTTACATGCAGTTTCGAGACCGAACAAAAATAGTTAAAGAAGGTTAAACTATTGTCGTACCAAAAGGTGTAGCACATAATCCTATGACCAAAAATGAGGAGGAAGAACATAATCTCTTAATCGAAAAACTAACAACAGCATATACTGGACACCAAAAAAACGAAAAAACACAAAGCAAATATCTCCAAATTTAATTATTTTAAGACCTCTCAGGTTTTAAAAACCGGTGAGGTCCAATTAATAAACAATCCCATATTCGCAAAACGTACACATGAAAATATTACACTTAGATACAAACCACCCACTACTAATAGATCAGCTTAGTGCTTTAGGCTTCGAAAATCACGAGAATTATTCAGATTCAAAAGAAGCGGTTCAAAGTATTATTCATGACTATGATGGTTTTATCATCCGTAGTCGTTTCAGTATTGATGTAGACTTTATAGATGCAGCAAAAACACTAAAATTTATTGGACGTGTTGGTGCAGGCTTAGAGAATATAGATTGTGCATATGCAGAACAAAAAGGCATCACGTTAATTGCAGCCCCAGAAGGTAATCGCAATGCTGTTGGCGAACATAGTTTAGCCTTGTTACTCTCATTATTTAATAAGTTGAACAAAGCAGACCGTGAGGTCAGACAAGGTAAATGGCTCCGCGAAGCCAACCGCGGACAGGAACTCGATGGAAAAACGGTAGGACTCATTGGTTACGGAAATATGGGAAAAGCCTTTGCTAAAAAATTACGCGGCTTTGATGTTCAAGTGTTATGTTATGATATAAAACCCAATGTTAGTGACGAAAACGCGAAGCAAGTGACCTTACAAGAGCTACAGCAAAAAGCAGAAGTGTTGAGTTTGCATACGCCAGAAACACCAAATAGTGTTGGTATGGTAAATACCAATTTCATCAACGCCTTTAAAAACCCGTTTTGGTTAATAAATACCGCCCGTGGTAAAAGTGTGATCACTTCAGACTTAGTTTTAGCCCTAAAATCAGGTAAAATTTTAGGCGCAGGACTCGATGTTTTAGAATATGAAAAAGCATCCTTTGAAAATTTGTTCAGTGGTGAAACCCTGCCTGACGCTTTACAATATTTAATACATTCAGAAAACGTTATATTAACACCACACGTTGCAGGCTGGACCGTTGAAAGTAAAGCAAAATTAGCACAAACTATCGTCGATAAAGTTAAAGCAAAATTTTGCTAACTTTATAGCATCTATAAATTCTAACAGTTATGACTTCAAACGCCAAAACTCCAGAAGAATATATTTCTCAACTTCCTGAAGACAGAAAAGCACCGGTTTCAAAGCTGCATGAGGTTATAAAAAAGAACATGCCAAATGGATTAGAGTCCGGAATGGCTTATGGCATGTTAGCCTATTATGTCCCAAAAGCTATATACCCAGAAGGATACCATTGCAAACCGTATCCACCTTTACCCTTTATAAATGTAGCCTCACAAAAAAACTTTATTGCATTATACCATTCTGGCTTGTATGCTAAAAAAGAGCTCTACGATTGGTTTGTAGCAGAATACCCAAAACACTCTAAATACAAGTTAGACATGGGGAAGAGCTGCGTTCGCTTTAAGAAAACAGAGGCAATACCGTACGAATTAATTGAAGCATTACTTTGTAAAATGAGTGTTGAAGAATGGATAACACTTTATAAAAAAACGAAACTTAATAAATAGCTTTCCGTCTTCAGGGAAATGAAAAAAAACATTTTATATGAAAAAACGTGTCACAGGTATTGGTGGATTATTCTTTAAAACCAAAGACCCAAAACAAACAAAAGAATGGTATAACAAGCATTTAGGATTTAATACCGATGATTACGGTTGTACCTTTTGGTGGAAAGACAAAGACGGTAAGGATTGCTCCACCCAGTGGTCACCCTTTAAAGAAGACACAGAATATTATGCCCCTTCTAAAAAAGATTTTATGTTTAACTATCGTGTGGAAAATCTTAAAGAATTATTAGCGGTATTACAAGAGGAAGGCGTTACTATTGTAGGCGAAATGGAAGTATATGATTATGGAAAATTTGGTTGGATTTTAGACAATGATGGTAACAAAATTGAACTTTGGGAGCCAGTAGACCAAGCTTTTTTGTAAAAGGAATCAAAATTTTATTAACTTTATCCCTCAACCAATAAAAACAAAAATTAAAAATGTCTGACGAAAAAAACTTAAATGATAATCTTGACGATATGTTAGGTGACGCTAAAGAAGGCGCAAAAAAAGCGGCTGATAAAGCAGGAGAATTTGCTGATGATGCAAAAAAAACAGCAAATGAGTTTTCAAATAGTGCTAAAGAAACCTTTGGCAACTCAGCAGAAAACAAAAAGATATTAGCTGGAATTACAGCCATATTATTAGGCTGGCTTGGTGTTCATAAATTTATTTTGGGCTATCAAAAGGAAGGCATCATAATGGCAGCAATTGGTGTTTTGGGTTGGTTCTTGTGTGGTATTCCAACAGCCTTAGTTTCTGTAATCGGACTTGTTGAAGGTATTATGTATCTCACAAAAACGGACGCAGAATTTTACAACACCTATCAAGTTGGCCGTAAACCTTGGTTCTAAAATCTTAGAAGTCCAGATAACAGTTTATCTGGACTTTTTTAAAATAAACCATCAAAGTCAAAACCTTGTTTATACTACTAATCAGGATCTACTAAATGCATCCAATCCTGCAGTTAATGCTGTTTTTGTTAAAAATTAAGTGGATTGGTTTAAAGACTAAGTCGCTTTTCATTCCTTAATCTTATAAACCATAATTAAGTGGCAGGGCATCACCCATACGCTGATTTCCCATAAAACCACCAAACAACACTTTATCAACAGGTGCATGGTTCCCAAAGACATCAATTTGAAAGCGTTTGACTTCACTTTCTATTGCAGATTGTCTGCCTTTACAAAGAATATTTAATTTTATCGGAATTTCTACTTCAGTAATTTCAGAGCTATCACTTTTAAATACTCTTATTTGAGATTCAGGCTTAATTTGATAAGCCCCTTTAAAAATTTTAAATTTTTCTTCCTTTAACCTGTTATTTGCTACCGCACGCATAAAGTGCAATGCAGACCCTGTAAATGCTTCTTTTCTGTTTTTTAAAGCTTTCCTATGCTTATTAGAAGGTAAATCTTCAAAAAAAGTAGTGCCTGAGTAGGAAACAGAAGCAACAGTTTTATAGGTCTTTTCAAGGTCTAAAGTAGATTCAGTATCCATATTATACACGATACTAAAATTATTTAAATCGTATCTAACTTTATAATCTAAAGCTGTATTATTAATCACTAATGGTGCTTTTGATGAAGCCACAAGTTGTTTGGTGTCCCTGTCAAAATTTAATACAAGTACGTCTTCATTTAAAATAGTACAGGCTTGTCCAAATTCTGACCGTCCTAAAAATTCTCGCTTAAATTGAATTAATTTAAATGGTCGGGACCATTCATCTTTACTATCTAATACAACCTCTTCTAAAGCGTTTACATCTGGTTTTAATGATAAATTATAAACCTTGTCAAAATCTATAGTATTAAATATAATGCTTTCATAGCCCACAAAAGAAATCACCAATGGAGACCTTATTTCATTCTTTAAGGATAACGAAAATTCACCATCAAAATTAGTGGTTGTTCCATACGAGGTGTTATCAAAATATACTGAAGCCCCTACAATCGGTTCGTTCGTATTTCTGTCTTTTAATTTCCCGGTTAATGTTTGAGAGAAGACGACATTCAAGCTAAGAAATAAGATGGCCTGTAATAGCCTTTTTTTTAACCTCATAGGAATCAAGTGGCATTTTTTAAAAATCAATCTTCAATAACACCATTAGCATTAGGATCTTTACTTTCAAATTCGGCTTGAAACTCTTCCATTACCGGACGTACTGTACTCTCTGGTAAATCTGCGATTTTAATATACATTAAGCCATCAACCGCATTATTAAATAAAGGATCCACATTAAATGCGACTAATCGTGCATTCTGTTTGATATATTTTTTCAACAATACCGGAAGTCTTAATGCACCAGGTTCTATTTCATCGATAATTTTATCGAACTTATTCAAATCGGCTTCTGTAGCATCAAAAACGAAGTCTTTATCGGCATCTTTAAGTTTTACCTTAAATTCTTTTTTAGGACGCACATATTGCGCAATATAAGGATCGTAATAATGAGATTTCATAAACTCAATCATTAAAGATTTTGAGAAATTTGAAAACTGATTGCTTATACTTACACCACCAATTAAAAACTTATGCTCTGGATGACGCAAAGTAGTATGTACAATGCCTTTCCAAAGTAAAAATAAAGGCATTGGTTTTTGCTGGTATTCTTTAATAATAAATGCACGACCAAGCTCTATAGATTCGCTCATCATTTTATGCAACTCTGGCTCAAAACGGAATAAATCCTGAAGATAAAATCCATCAATTCCAAAAGCTTCAAAAATCTTAGACCCTAGTCCCATTCTATAAGCTCCAGCAATCAATTTTTTTTCATTATCCCATAAAAACATATGGTAATAGTACGTGTCAAAAGTATCTAAGTCTATAGCTTCATTAGTGCCTTCTCCAACTTCTCTAAACGTAATTTCACGTAATCTTCCTATTTCACGAAGAATGTTAGGGATTTCTTTTGCTGGTGCTAAATAGACTTCATAATTTTTACTTATTAATAAACGACGGTCATTTTTTAGAAGTGCTTTTACCTCATTAATCATGATTTTAGAGTCTACGGGCGTCACAATTTTCTTGGGAATTTTATAAGCCTTTAGACTAGAAGAAATACTGCTAATTCTTTTCTCTTTAGGTTCAAAAGCATTAGATAACATGTAGGTTTTTCTTCTAATAAAATCAGAAAACTCTTCCAGTGTCTTATGCTCGTCTTGATCATTAACCGAAATAGCCTTTCCTACTCTAACCTTAATAGTTCTGCGCTTTTGTGTTAACAACTCTGAAGGTAATTTGGCGGTTCTAAACGTATCGTTAATTTTTGAAAGCTTATAAAACAGATTACTGTTTTTAGCATGAAAATAAATAGGAACAATAGGTACATTTGCTTTTTGAGCCAATTTCATAGCCGCTTCTTCCCAAGGCTTATCGACCATTAATTTGCCGTCTTTGTAGGTTGAAACCTCACCTGCAGGAAAAATACCGAGTGGATGCCCTTCGCGAATATGTAAAATTGCATTTTTAAAACCAAGCACACTCGACTTCGCATCTTTACGATCTTCAAACGGGTTAACAGGCATAATAAATGGCTTCATCGGCTCTATACGATGCAACAAAAAATTAGCAATGATTTTAAAATCCGGACGCTGTTCCAGCATTAATTTCAATAACAAAATCCCATCAATACCACCCAAAGGATGATTAGAAACCGTTATGTAAGCCCCTTCTTTTGGTAAGCGTTTTAAGTCTTCTTCAGGAATTTCGAACTTTATTTGAAACTCCTCTAAAATAGCATCAAGAAATTCTATTTCGCTTAAGTGCTTATTGCGATTGTAAATTTCATTGAGTTTAGAAATTTTTAAGACTTTCATCAATAACCATCCAGCAAAAGTTCCAAAAACACCATATTTATCAAGGTGTATTGCCTTCGAAACCTCTTTTGCTGTTACTAATCCCATAGTTTATTTTTAGTTAGTTGCTACAAATGTAAGCAATAGATTATTCAGTTACAATTTGAACTGTTTCTTGAAATAATTGTTTTAATAAAACCGTTTTACCCTGTTGTAATGTTTTAATCGATAGGTCATCAAAATGCCTGATGGTATATAAGGAAACATTATTCTGGCAAGTTACTTTAAACTTTGCTTTTAAATGTAACAACAAAGGCTCCAAATTATTGTAAGCATTTTCAAAACACACCGAAAAACTAATGGCAGAATTTTGAATCACATCTACTTTCATTTTATACAAGGCTAATAAAGTGAAAATCTCGCTAATATTTTCTTCAACGATATATGAAAAATCCAAAGTGGATAAGGATAACAACACTTGATTTTGTTTTAAAATAAAACAAGGTACTTTTGGCTCAATCCCTTTTGTTTTATTAACTGTTGTTCCTCTATCTTCTGGATTTAAAAATGATTTTACGTGCAACGGGATTTCCTTGCGCTGCAACGGTTGTAATGTTTTCGGGTGAATAACAGAAGCCCCATAAAAGGCTAATTCAATCGCTTCAGTATAGGAAATAGTATTTAATAACTTCGCATTACTAAAATGTCGCGGATCTCCATTTAAAACACCAGGAACGTCTTTCCATATCGTAACACTTTCAGCATTTAAACAGTATGCAAAAATAGCAGCGGTATAATCACTGCCTTCCCGCCCTAAAGTGGTCGTAAAGTTATTACTGTCACTTGCTAAAAACCCTTGTGTTATATATAATGTTGCGGGCGCTACTGCTTTTGAAATATGTGCTTGCGTAGCTTCCCAATCTACATTCGCTCGTCGATAATAATTGTCGGTTTTAATACATTTTCTAACGTCTAACCAGTTATTTTTTAAATGCATTTCATTTAAATAGTGACTAATTATTGTAGATGATACTAACTCGCCACAACCAATCACTTGATCATAAATAAAGTTATAATCTGGCGATTTATTACTATTTAAAAACAGCTGTAGTTCTTCAAAAAGCAATGCTACGGCTTGATAAACGGGATGTTGGTCGGTTTCAAACAGGTCATTTATAATAGTAGTATGATAAGTTTTAACCTCGAGTAATTCGTGAGCCAGATTTTCTTTGTCATTTAAATATTTATCAATAACAAGTTCTAGTGCATTCGTGGTTTTTCCCATTGCTGAAACAACGATAAGCGTATCTTTATACCCTACTTTTTCTAGTACACGAATAACGTTTTTCACCCCATATGCATCTTTTACAGAGGCACCACCAAACTTGAATACTCTCATTAAATATTGTTCAAATAATTTATTATACCGGCTTCATTTAATTGTACAACATCCCAATCACGCATCACATTCGCTCCTTTTTTTTCGTAAAAAGTAATGGCCGATTCGTTCCAGTCTATCACTTCCCAAGAAATACGTTTAACGCCTAATGCCTGTCCGTATTTTACAACTTCATCAAGCAACGCAGTACCCAAACCACTGCCTCGCATTTTATGACTCACTATTAAATCTTCAAGATGTAAAACCTCTCCTTTCCAAGTAGAATAGCGTTTGTATACTAGGGCGATTCCAACAATTGCCTGTTCTTTTTCGGCTACAAAACAAGTAAATTTTGGCAACGCACCAAAGCCATCCCGTTTTAAATCTTCAACAGAAATAGCCACGGCTTCTGGTTCTTTTTCATAGACTGCAAGCTCCACAATTAGATCATGAACACTTTGCATATCTGCTGCATTAGCTAAACGAATAGTAAAAGGCATACATTTAAATTTAGTTTCAAATATAGTTTAAACTTCAATAGTTTCAGTTTTAATAATTAACGAAAACGTTGTAGGTCGCTAAAAAAGTCAGATATTTGCAAAAAATAAGTCTCATTTTTATGTCAAGAAAAAACCAAACTTTAGGAGAATTTATCATTGAAAATCAATCGTCTTTTAAATATACTTCCGGAGAACTATCACGATTAATCAACTCCATTCGCCTCGCAGCAAAAGTAGTAAATCACGAAGTGAATAAAGCAGGTTTAGTAGATATTATTGGCACTGCAGGAGACACCAATATTCAAGGTGAAGACCAGCAAAAACTAGATGTTTACGCTAATGACAAATTCATTCAAACCTTAACCAATAGAAATATAGTTTGTGGTATTGCCAGTGAA
It contains:
- a CDS encoding TM2 domain-containing protein, encoding MSDEKNLNDNLDDMLGDAKEGAKKAADKAGEFADDAKKTANEFSNSAKETFGNSAENKKILAGITAILLGWLGVHKFILGYQKEGIIMAAIGVLGWFLCGIPTALVSVIGLVEGIMYLTKTDAEFYNTYQVGRKPWF
- a CDS encoding GNAT family N-acetyltransferase, with product MPFTIRLANAADMQSVHDLIVELAVYEKEPEAVAISVEDLKRDGFGALPKFTCFVAEKEQAIVGIALVYKRYSTWKGEVLHLEDLIVSHKMRGSGLGTALLDEVVKYGQALGVKRISWEVIDWNESAITFYEKKGANVMRDWDVVQLNEAGIINYLNNI
- a CDS encoding lysophospholipid acyltransferase family protein: MGLVTAKEVSKAIHLDKYGVFGTFAGWLLMKVLKISKLNEIYNRNKHLSEIEFLDAILEEFQIKFEIPEEDLKRLPKEGAYITVSNHPLGGIDGILLLKLMLEQRPDFKIIANFLLHRIEPMKPFIMPVNPFEDRKDAKSSVLGFKNAILHIREGHPLGIFPAGEVSTYKDGKLMVDKPWEEAAMKLAQKANVPIVPIYFHAKNSNLFYKLSKINDTFRTAKLPSELLTQKRRTIKVRVGKAISVNDQDEHKTLEEFSDFIRRKTYMLSNAFEPKEKRISSISSSLKAYKIPKKIVTPVDSKIMINEVKALLKNDRRLLISKNYEVYLAPAKEIPNILREIGRLREITFREVGEGTNEAIDLDTFDTYYYHMFLWDNEKKLIAGAYRMGLGSKIFEAFGIDGFYLQDLFRFEPELHKMMSESIELGRAFIIKEYQQKPMPLFLLWKGIVHTTLRHPEHKFLIGGVSISNQFSNFSKSLMIEFMKSHYYDPYIAQYVRPKKEFKVKLKDADKDFVFDATEADLNKFDKIIDEIEPGALRLPVLLKKYIKQNARLVAFNVDPLFNNAVDGLMYIKIADLPESTVRPVMEEFQAEFESKDPNANGVIED
- the rsmA gene encoding 16S rRNA (adenine(1518)-N(6)/adenine(1519)-N(6))-dimethyltransferase RsmA, encoding MSKYKNKPEVKAKKFLGQHFLEDETIAEQIADTLSLKGYENILEIGPGMGVLTKYLLKKPITTYVIEIDTESVTYLKSNYLNLAPRIIEKDFLKYDLSETFKDEPFAIIGNFPYNISTQIVFKTLELRDQIPEFSGMFQKEVAARICSKEGSKVYGILSVLTQAFYEAEYLFTVPPTVFNPPPKVDSGVLRLTRKADYSLPCDEKLFFKVVKAAFQQRRKTLRNSLKTFDLSDNLKANVIFDKRPEQLDVQAFIALTTAIENDSKN
- a CDS encoding 2-hydroxyacid dehydrogenase, with the translated sequence MKILHLDTNHPLLIDQLSALGFENHENYSDSKEAVQSIIHDYDGFIIRSRFSIDVDFIDAAKTLKFIGRVGAGLENIDCAYAEQKGITLIAAPEGNRNAVGEHSLALLLSLFNKLNKADREVRQGKWLREANRGQELDGKTVGLIGYGNMGKAFAKKLRGFDVQVLCYDIKPNVSDENAKQVTLQELQQKAEVLSLHTPETPNSVGMVNTNFINAFKNPFWLINTARGKSVITSDLVLALKSGKILGAGLDVLEYEKASFENLFSGETLPDALQYLIHSENVILTPHVAGWTVESKAKLAQTIVDKVKAKFC
- the mgtE gene encoding magnesium transporter, which codes for MEEQNENIKFTISDALIDQVEELVNSKNNNAIIELLNEYHHADIAEILEDLNPEQSTYIIKLLDSGKTSEILMEMDEDDREKILDLLSIKEIAEEIEELDTDDAADMISELSEERQAAVIAQIEDQDHKAEIQELLAYDEDTAGGLMAKELVRVNENWTVTECVKEMRAQAENVTRVHSIYVVDDDEKLIGRLSLKDLLMASPRAHISTVYIPKVDYVTVDEDVVDVAKVMQKYDLEAIPVVDEYKTLVGRITIDDIVDVIKEEAEKDYQLAAGITKGVEADDSILQLTRARLPWLFLGLIGGIGAFLIMEGFQEAFDSYALLFFFTPLIAAMAGNVGVQSSAIIVQGLANDDVKGSINGRLIKEMLLAALNGTILALFLFVFVWVVKGEFLTALAISVSLVAVIIVAGLIGTFVPLFLDKKGIDPAIATGPFITTSNDIFGILIYFWIAKLIIGI
- a CDS encoding aspartate kinase, which codes for MRVFKFGGASVKDAYGVKNVIRVLEKVGYKDTLIVVSAMGKTTNALELVIDKYLNDKENLAHELLEVKTYHTTIINDLFETDQHPVYQAVALLFEELQLFLNSNKSPDYNFIYDQVIGCGELVSSTIISHYLNEMHLKNNWLDVRKCIKTDNYYRRANVDWEATQAHISKAVAPATLYITQGFLASDSNNFTTTLGREGSDYTAAIFAYCLNAESVTIWKDVPGVLNGDPRHFSNAKLLNTISYTEAIELAFYGASVIHPKTLQPLQRKEIPLHVKSFLNPEDRGTTVNKTKGIEPKVPCFILKQNQVLLSLSTLDFSYIVEENISEIFTLLALYKMKVDVIQNSAISFSVCFENAYNNLEPLLLHLKAKFKVTCQNNVSLYTIRHFDDLSIKTLQQGKTVLLKQLFQETVQIVTE
- a CDS encoding carboxypeptidase-like regulatory domain-containing protein, which translates into the protein MRLKKRLLQAILFLSLNVVFSQTLTGKLKDRNTNEPIVGASVYFDNTSYGTTTNFDGEFSLSLKNEIRSPLVISFVGYESIIFNTIDFDKVYNLSLKPDVNALEEVVLDSKDEWSRPFKLIQFKREFLGRSEFGQACTILNEDVLVLNFDRDTKQLVASSKAPLVINNTALDYKVRYDLNNFSIVYNMDTESTLDLEKTYKTVASVSYSGTTFFEDLPSNKHRKALKNRKEAFTGSALHFMRAVANNRLKEEKFKIFKGAYQIKPESQIRVFKSDSSEITEVEIPIKLNILCKGRQSAIESEVKRFQIDVFGNHAPVDKVLFGGFMGNQRMGDALPLNYGL
- a CDS encoding DUF1801 domain-containing protein — encoded protein: MTSNAKTPEEYISQLPEDRKAPVSKLHEVIKKNMPNGLESGMAYGMLAYYVPKAIYPEGYHCKPYPPLPFINVASQKNFIALYHSGLYAKKELYDWFVAEYPKHSKYKLDMGKSCVRFKKTEAIPYELIEALLCKMSVEEWITLYKKTKLNK
- a CDS encoding DUF4286 family protein, yielding MIIYNVTVNIDDSVHDAWLLWIKEHIPKVLATGKFKEAKLTKVLVDEDLGGQTYSIQYRAHSRETLEAYYKEDAERLRGDGLKKFADKMLAFRTELEVIDEYLVDFKQH
- a CDS encoding VOC family protein — its product is MKKRVTGIGGLFFKTKDPKQTKEWYNKHLGFNTDDYGCTFWWKDKDGKDCSTQWSPFKEDTEYYAPSKKDFMFNYRVENLKELLAVLQEEGVTIVGEMEVYDYGKFGWILDNDGNKIELWEPVDQAFL